In the genome of Streptomyces sp. 846.5, the window ACGGCTATGCCACCCAGGGCCTGTGCACCTTCGTGCCCGGCGGGACCTGCCCCTACGGCAACTGGACCCCGATGGCCGCCAACGTCTCACTCAGCTACGACCACAACGTCCACTTCGACCACGACTACTTCGTCCACCTCGGTGGCGCGGGGCTCGATCTCGGAGACGGCTCGCAGCAGGACACCGTCACGGCCTGCGTGTTCACCGACATCTCCGGCAACGGCCTGGACGTGGGCGGCGTCGACGTCAACGCGCCGACCAGTTCCGCCCAGCACACCAGTGACATCGTGGTCAAGGACAGCCACTTCACCGGCACCTCGGCCGAGTACCACGGTGGGGTGGCCATCGACGTGGGCTACGTGGAGCGCTCCACCTTCACCCACAACCAGATCGACCACATCCCCTACACCGGCATCTCGGTCGGGTGGGGCGGCTGGCCGGACAAGGTGAAGCTGCCGGCGGAACCCAACTACTCCAACAACAACACCTTCAGCGACAACCTCATCTTCAACCACATGAGCCTGCTGGGCGACGGCGGCGCGATCTACACCAACGGCATCACCGGCACCTCCCTGGCCACCGGCGAACACATCACCGGAAACGTCGCCCACGACCAGAACAACGTCGGAGGCCACGGCCTCTACACGGACAACGGCGCGTCGTACGTCACCATCTCCGGCAACGCCGAGTACAACGTCTCGGTGAGCGTCTGGGGCAGCAAGCACGTCAACTACACGCTGAACGACGGCAGCTACGACCCGCTGGACATCGAGGGCAACTACTGGACCAACGGCCCCGCGGACTACGACCAGAAGTCCGTGCTGATCGCCGGCAACCACAACATCACCGATCCGAGCCAGATCCCGGCGGCCATCACCGCCGCAGCCGGCCTCGAACCCACCTACCAGTCCCTCCTGACCTGGCAAGCAGCCCCCTGAGCCGTCGCCGTGGCGGACTCACATCGGATCTGACGCTCAACGTCGCAGCCAGGGACGGGATGTACCAGCACGCGCGCTCCCCGCAGGGTCTCCCGCCCTGGTGGCCGGGCCGGCTGCCGACCCTTCGGGCATCGAACCCGTGCGGCAGCGGCCCCTGCCTGGAGGCGGGGCGGTGAAACGCGGCCCACCCCTCTGAGCGAACAGGACCGACCGAGCATGTCGCACAGTCCCTGGCTACTGATCCCCAGAGGGGGGTAACCCGAGGGGTACCCACCTGCCGCAGTGGTCCCGGTGGTGCCGCCCGCGATGAGGAAGTCGCGTCCCGGTGGAGCTAGGCCGGCTCCACCGGGACGCGGTTGCGCCTTCGGCTAGCGGCTCCACTTCTGGTTGCTGCCGCCGTTGCAGGTCCACAGCTCGACCGGGGTTCCCTCGGCGGTACCGGCCCCGGTGACGTCCAGACAGAGCCCTGATCCGTCACCGGTGATCGTGCCGTTGGAGTGGGGGGTCCACTGCTGGTTCGTCTGGCCGTTGCAGGTCCAGATGATGGCCCTGGTGCCCGGAGCGGTGCCCCCCGCGTTGGCGTCGAGGCAGTAGATGCCGTCACCGAGGCTATTCATCCTCTGGCTCGGACGCGATCCCGCCGATGCACGCCACTCGAATCCGGTCCGCCAGGATGTTGTTTTCCGATGCGGCGATCGATGTATGCACAAGATCCACAGGGTCCGCTGACCCCTTGTGCACCAACGACAAGGCCAGTATCGCCCCGCTGGTCTGCTGGCATACTGGCCAGGGGTCGGATCCATGAGGAAGGCGCGACGTGGCGGTCACCGATGAGGCCATCGGAAAGATCAAGGAAATGATCGTCTCCGGGGCACTGCTGCCCGGCGACCGGCTGCCCAAGGAGAGCGATCTCGCCGCACAGCTCGGCCTCTCGCGCAACTCACTGCGCGAGGCGGTGCGCGCACTGTCGCTGCTCAACATCCTCGACGTACGCCAGGGCGACGGTACCTACGTCAGCAGCCTCGAACCGCAACTACTGCTCGAGGCGGTCACCTTCATCCTGGACTTCCACCAGGACGACACGGTGATGCAGGCCTTCCAGGTGCGCGGCATCCTGGAACCGGCCGCGACCGCGCTGGCCGCCCAGCGCATCGACGAGAAGCAACTGGCCGACCTCGGCGCCCTGCTGGACGGCCTTGGCGAGCACCCCAGCATCGAGGACCTGGTCGCCAACGACCTGGAGTTCCATCGGCGGATCGCCGCCGCCTCGGGCCTTCCGCTGCTGTGCTCGCTCCTGGACACGATCACCGGACCGACCGTGCGCGCCCGCATCTGGCGGGGCATCACCCAGGAGGAGGCGGTGCTGCGGACGCTCTCCGAGCACCGCTCGATCCTGGAGGCCCTGTCCTACCACGACACCGAGGCCGCCCGGGCCTGGGCCACCGTGCACATCACCAGCGTCACCCGCTGGCTCGGCACCGCCCTGTAGTCGGACGGCCGGAGCAGCATCGACACTCCTCGCTTCGGAGCCGCGCCGGGGCCGGGGCGCAGCTCCGCAGTCAGCGTTCGACAGCGGCCACGCGCAGCATGGCCGCGGAGGTGGTCGGCGGGCCGTCCCGGGCCTCCAGTTCAGGACGGGATGGCCAGACTGGTGGTGAAGGGGCGGTCGTAGCTCTCGAAGGAGCGGATGGAAGCCCACACGCCCGAGGGAAGACCGGTGACCGTCACCCGGAGGTGTCGCGTCCGGGCGGCGAACGCGGCGGCCTGGACCTGGCTGGTGTCGGTGGTGCCGGTGCGGTCGGCGAGGGTCGACCAGGAGGCACCGTCAGCGGAGCCCTCGATGCGGTGTAGTTGGTGTTGTCCATTTCCCAGGCGATCCGGGTACCGGTCACGGACCGAACCGAGCCCAGGTCCACCCGCAGCCAGTGCCCGGTGCCGCCGTCGGCCGCGCACCGCCTGGTCGCCGGCGTCGGCCGTCCGGCACACCGGGTCTACTGGACGGCCGATCGGCCGTGGTGCTGCGTCAGCCGACGTCGAACCGGTCGATCACCAGGTAGGTGCCGCCGGTCTTGGTCAGGGTCAGGGTGTGCGGTCCTGCTGCCAGTCCGCTGACCGAGTACAGGGTCTGCTGGACGTGCCGTGTGGCGGCGTTGGCATTGACGCCGGCCTGCGCGGTTCCGTCGAGCGATACCGCGATCGTGCCCTCGTCGGTGTTGGTCTCGCTGATGAGACTGATGCCGGATCCGGTGAAGCTGACGGTGACGGAGGCGCCGTCGGCGGTCGCTGCCTGGACGTCGTCCTGGTAGTCACCGAGACCGCGGCTGCCGAAGTGTGCCCAGGACGCTCCGGTGTAGGCGATGGCGGTAGTGGTGTCGTTGTAGGTGCCGGACACCTCGAAGGCGTCCACGGTGGCAAAGCCTCCGCTGCGCTTGACGACCTGGACGGTATGGCTGCCGGCTGTCAGCCCACTGACGCTGTAGACGGTCTGCTGCACCTGGCGGGTGGTGGAGGAGGTGTCGAACAGGCCCTTCGAGGTGCCGTCGACGAAGACCTCGATCTGGCCCTGGTCGCTGTTCCTCTCACCGATGACGGAAACGCCGGTGCCCGTGAAGACCAGGGTGGCGGCGTCGCCGTTGACGGTCGTAGCGTGCAGGGCGTCGTTGAGGTCGCCCAGGCCCCGGTTGCCGCTGGCGCTCCAGGATCCGGTGTAGGCGATCGCGGTGTTGTCGTCGTCGAGCAGACCGGTCAACGGCCGGTACGCGGCTTCGGGGCCGGCCGCCGCGATGATCGCCTGAGCCGCGGCGGGCCAGGCGCCACCGGAGACGATCGTGGACTGGACGAGGGTGATGTTGGTGCCGTTGTTCCCGTAGTTGGACCGGTCGGCGTAGTTGTCGTGGATGTTGATGTCGTGGATGGTCGGCGTCCACATGCCGACCCAGTTGCCGCCACCGGTGCGGATCACGTTGTCGTGGGTGTTCCAGTAGGAACTGCCCTCGTCGTGGTAGATCACCTGGTTGGTGTGGTTGGTCTCCTCCAGCAGGTTGCCCGCCAGGACGGAGGTGGTGCTGCCATCACCGTTGCCCTGGCCGCCGTTGGTGTAGATGGGGCCGCCGTCGTTGAGGATGTTCATCACGTCGTGGACGTGGTTGTCGAGGATCTGGTTGCCGCCGGCGTAGATGGTGCCGTGCAGACAGGTGGACAGATGCTGGGCGGCCTGCATGGCGCAGGGGGAGGCGTAGCCCCAGCCCCAGCCGACGGACATGCCGGAGTAGGGAGTGTGGCCGATGTCGTTGTGGGAGACGGTCAGGTTGCGGGTGTAGCCGGCCCATATGCCGACGGCGTCGGAGTAGTCCTGGCCGACGTGGTCGATCCAGTTCTGGGAGATGGTGTCACCGGTGGTCATGCGGGCGGCGTCGGTGAGGTAGTAGTCGTCCACCTCGCCGACGTAGGCGCCACCGCCGGAGGTGTCGTGGATGAAGTTCCCGGTGACGGATGAGTTCTGGGTGCCGTCGGCGAGGTCGATGCCGGTGCCGCCGGTGTGGGCGATCTCGTCTCCGACGAAGGTGATGTTGGAGCCGCGGTGGACCTGGACGGCTGCGGGGATTCGCGTCGGGGCCTGGTTCGCGGAGTCCCACAGGACGCCGGCCTGGTTGTCGATGTAGCCGGAGCTGGAGGGGAGCAACCAGGTGGTGTAGGCGAAGGTGATGCCCTGGAAGGTGATGTCGTGCACCGGCGCGATCACGTCCGGGATCACAGTGAAGCCGTCCACCAGAAGGTAGGTGCCGCTGGTCTTGACCAGCCTGACGGTGTGCCGGCCCTTTGTCAGGCCGGAGACCGAAGCGATGACCTGCTGGGCGAGCCGGGTGGAGCCGGACGCGGTCACGCTCCGGGTCCTGGTGCCGTCGACGTAGACGTCGAAGCCGCCCTCGTCGCTGTTGACCTCGGACAGCACGTCCAGGCCGGTGCCGGTGAAGGTGTAGCTGACCGAGTCACCGTTCGTGGTGGTGGCGTGCACGTCCCCGTACAGGTCGCCGTAGGTCCGCCCGGTGGAGTGGCTCCAGGCACCGGTGTAGCCGGCCCCCGGGTCGGTGTCGTTGACCGGGGCGAGGTGACCAGGGGTACCTGAGAGGTCCACCAACTGCTCCAGCGTGGGCAGTTCCACGTCGGCGGTGCTGAGGTCCTCACCCGGGCGCGGTGAGTAGTAGACGTAGCCCGCGTTGCTGTCCAGATAGAACTCGCCCGGGGTGTCGAGCAGTTGGTAGGCGTTCTCGACGTAGCTGATCGAGTCCAGCTTGGGCAGGCCGGCGCCGTTGAAGGGGAAGCCCCGGTTGGGCACCGAGGTGTTGTTGTCGGCGAAGCAGGTGGGGTCGACGTTGAGGCTCGATCCGCCGCCGCTGAGGGCGGTGATGCTCGTCAGCGGGCACCGCATCTGCTTCCAGGCGTTGTTGTCCACGACCTCGACGGAGGAGGCGTTGGTGAACGACGCGTAGGACGCGTCGCTGGTCGTGAAGCTGGACCCGGAGAGGGTGAAGCCGGCCGGGTTGAGCGGGCCTCGCGCTCGCTGGGCGCGAACGCCGTTGACGAACAGCTGCCTGCTCTGCGTCCCTGCGGGCACCGCTGCCCGGTAGATGTTCCTGGCGCTGTCGTAGACCGAGAACCCGGTGACCTGTCGCGCACCGCTGAGGACGGGTTTCTCTCCCGGGTAGGCGGCGTAGACGACCTTGTGGCCGCCTGTGCCGGAATCCGCCGGCCCCAGTGTGAAGGCGCTCGGCAGCCGGTAGGTGCCGCCGCGCAGGTAGATGTCGATGTCGGCCGCCATACCCGGCACCAGGCTCTGGGCTCTGTCCCGTGCTCCGGTGAGACTGCAGGGCGCGGCAAGGGAGCAACTGCTGCCCGAACCGCCGACGGACGCGTACAGCACAGTGGTGGCTGCGGCTGAGGCAGCCGTCGGCGCGACTGCCGCGAGCAGCAGGGCGCCGAGCACGGTCGACGCAAGGAAGCCGGTTCCGCGTCGTCGATGGAAGGTCATGAGCGCTCCTCGACAGGGGAGTTGAGAGAGATGTTGTGGTCCGGGCCCGAAGCAGCACAGGCAGGTTTCATCGGATGTCTGTAAGATGCTGAGGACGTTACGGCTGTATTGCCGGGCCTGGGAAGAGGTTAGATCGGATGAATCCTCTCGCCCGAGACAGCTGCAGGCGTAGAAGGACGCCCCTGTCACCGCACCTGCCTTCAGCGGTCCCGAGGCGCGGTCCGGCGCCTGCCTCGAGGTACAGAGATCCTATCTATTTTTGTCCTGTACGCGTCGACCTTCGCAGTTCCCGGTTGGCTCCTGCTCGCACATACGTCTCGAACTGCGGCTTCTGCCAACTTCGTTCCGGAGATGGGGTCGCCACCCGCCGGCCGGGCCTCCGACCAGATGGGTCGTCATGAACCGCTCGGCATCCCCGGCCGGCCCCGAAGACCAGGCGCGGGACGTCCGCGATGAGGAATGCCGAGTCGGTGGTCGGCCGGGCAGTTGCGTTGACGAGTCGGGACACCCGACGACCTCATGCCAGGTCCCCAGGGTGTCCGCGGGGCCATGCGCTGCGGCCGCAGCGTTCCCGGAGACCTGGCCGCGATCGGCTTCGACGGCCTCGCCCTCGGCGAGCTGGTCGACCCGCCGCTGACCACCGTCCACATCGACAAGCGCCGGCTCGGCCACCTGGCCGTCCAGGAGGCGGAGACCCTGATGGCCGGCTCGCACGAGGCCATCGAGGCCGTGGTCACCCCGCACCTGGTCATCCGCTCGACCACCTGACGCCTGCCTCGTCACCGCGGGGGCCTCGTTGGGGTCCCGGTGGTCCAACGTCACACCACCAGCCGACCTTCAGGAGAGACGCTACCCGCTGACCGCAGTGCCTCAGAGGGAGCCATCCGGCACCGTCACCACGTGCTTGCCCACGACGCCGCCGCGCTCGAACCCCTCATGTGCCGCGGCGATGTCCGCGAGCGGGTACACGCTGTCGATGACCGGGCGCAGCGCACCCGAGGTGACCTGGCCGGCCACATCGCGCAGTACGGGGGTTCCGGGGTTGGCGCTGAAGGTGCGGATGCGGCGGGAGCCGTGCACGCTGGAGGCGGCGATCGCGGCCAGGGCCGACGGGGACAGTCCGACGGTGACCATCCGGCCGCCCTTGGCCAACCGGCTCCGGTAGCAGTGCAGTTCTGTGCCGACGGTGTCGACGACGACGTCGAACGGCCCGATCTGGTCCGAAGTGGTGGAGCCGTAGTCCAGGACTTCGTCGGCGCCGAGGTCGGTGAGGATCTCGGCGTGGCGGTCGCGGGCCAGCGCGGTCACATGGCCGCCCATGGCGTGCGCCAACTGCACGGCGGCCGTGCCGACCCCGCCGGCCGCACCTCGGACCAGGACCCGTTCCCCGCTCTTGAGGTGCACGCTGTCGCGCAGCGCGATCAGTGCCGTGGATCCCGCGACGACCAGGGAGGCCGCCTCGACCGACGAGAGGTCCGCCGGGGCGTGCGCGATCCGGTCCACGGAGACCACCACGTACTCGGCCGCACCAGCGGTGACGTGCCGATGCCGGGGATGCACCATGCCCCACACCCGGTCCCCGACCCGGTGACTCTCGACGCCGGCGCCGGTCGCGGCGACGGTGCCCGCGAAGTCCAGTCCCACACCGATCGGAAACCGGCGTCCCGACACCATCTTCAACTGCCCGGTCCGGACGATCACGTCGTGTCCGTTCACGCTGGAGGCCTCGACCGACACGAGCACCTCACCCGCACCGGGAGCGGGGCGGTCCACGTCATTGATCCGCAGAGCGTCCGCAGTACCGAAACCCATGATCTGAACGGTCTTCATGTCGCTGTCCTCCTGTGACCGGCTGTGGTGCAACCGATCGTGGACCCTGCGCACGGCATCACGGTCGTTCTCCTTTTCCTGGGTCTGGCAGACCCACCCTCGCGGGCCGCGCCCACGGCATACTGACGCCCATGACCGACTCCCCCCACGCCGTGAGCGACGATCCACGACGCGAACTCGCCGAGTTCCTGCGCACCCGCCGGACCCGGCTGCGCCCGCAGGACGTGGGTCTGGAGCCCGGCCCGAGACGGCGCGTCGCCGGGCTGCGGCGCGAGGAGCTGGCGCTGCTGGCCGGGGTGAGTTCGGACTACTACCAGCGCATGGAGCAGGGACGCGACGTACGTCCCTCCGAGCAGGTCCTGGACGCCCTCGCGCGCGCCCTCAACTTCTCCGCCGAGGAGACCCGGCACCTGCACAGCCTCGCCGCCGCGGCACGCACCCCGGGGCGCCTGCCGCGTTCGTACGAACCGGAGGAAGTTCCGGACACCACACGGCGGTTGCTGCACACCATGGCCTCGCCCGCGCTGGTCGTGGGCCGCTTCTTGGACGTGCTCGCCTGGAACGCGCTCGGCGGCGCCCTGCTGGGCCAGTTCACCGGACAGCCGCAGCGGGAGCGGAACCTGCTGGCACTGTTCCTGCGCCCCGGGGCCGACCGAGGCTGTCCGAATCGGGCGGCCACCGTCGCGGAGCTGATCGGGATGCTGCGGACCCAGGTCGCCGCTGATCCCGGGCACCCGCGCGCCGTCGAACTGGTGGGTGAACTCGCGGTCCGCAGCGACGAGTTCGCAGGCCTGTGGGCCCTCCACGACGTGGAGGAACCGACCCGCGGCCAGATGCGCCTCAAACACCCCCAGGTCGGCGAACTGAACCTGGACTGGGACGCCTACCCGATCCCGGGCAACCCCGGCCCCGCACTCATGGTCTGCACCGCCGCCGAGGGCAGCCCCGACGCGGAGCGGCTCCAACTCCTCGCCGGCCTGCTCCACGTCGGCCGACCCACAGAATCGAACCCACCCGCTCATCGCCGAACGGTGCACCCAGTGGAGATCCTCCACCAGTAGGGGACCGCGCCACCAGGAACGTCGAACCCGGAATCCACGAGACCGATCCGGCTGCCCTCGGCGCAGTACCGGAGGTACGAGCCGCCGTGGGACCGCCGACGCGACGTGATCAGCGGGACGACGGAGGCGCCCCCGACCGGACCGGCACGGGTTCGTGCTGGTCCATCAGGTGGTCCACCAGGGCGAGCAGCAGGTCGCGGCTGACGTCGCGCCGGCGGAGGTCGCCCATCAGGATGGGCACGTAGGGGTCCAGGTCGAGCGCGTCGCAGATCTCGGGAACAGTACGGTCCTGGTGGCCGTCGAAGCAGTTGACGCCGACCACGAAGGGGATGCCGCGGCTCTCGAAGAAGTCGATGGACGCGAAACTGCTGTCCAGCCGCCGGGTGTCGGCGAGCACGACCGCTCCCAGCGCCCCGTGCACCAGGTCGTTCCACATGAACCAGAAGCGCTCCTGACCCGGCGTGCCGAAGAGGTACACCACCAGTTCGGGGCTGACGGTGATGCGGCCGAAGTCGAGGGCGACGGTGGTGGTGGCCTTCTGCTCCACTCCGCCGGTGTCGTCGACGCCCACGCTGGCCTGGGTCAGGTACTCCTCGGTGCGCAGCGGGGCCACCTCGCTGACCGCGGCGACCATGGTGGTCTTGCCGACGCCGAAGCCGCCCGCGATCAGGATCTTCACCGCGGCCGGTGCAGGACCTGCGGCTGCGGAGTCATGGTTCTCAGAGTCTGCGTAGTCCATCTCTCACCGCCTGAAGAAGTGTCATGTCCGGTCGTTGGCCGACCGCTACCGCCAGTGGTGGGCGCGCGGTCACCCGCCCCTGGGCGAGCAGGTCGCCGATGAGGATCTTGGTGACCGCCACCGGGAGGTTCAGCCCGGCGGCGACCTCGGCCAGTGCCGCCGGTCTGCCGCACTGCCGGAGGATCAGCCGGTGCTCGGGTTGCATGCCTCGGGTGCCGAGCCGATCGGTCGGGTCGATAGTGGTGATCACCGTGATCAGGGTGAGGTCCTCGCGCGCCGGGGCGGTACGCCCGTGGGTGATCGTGTAGGGGCGGACGAAGGAGTCCTCCGGCTCCTCGTCCTGCGGGTCCGCGGTCCAGTGGCTCACCCACGTCCACCGCCCTCCGCGTGCTCACGGACGGTGCGCGACTCGGTCCCCAGCCGCTGTCCGACCTGCTGCACCAGGGTGTGCATGGCCACCGCCATCACCTCGGCGTCGACCTCCTGAGCGGCGATGACGGCCAGGTGGGTGCCGCGGCCGGCAGCGCTGACGAACAGCCAGAGCTCGGCCAGTTCCACGATGACCTGGTGCACCGGGCCGCCGCCGAAGATCTCGCCGGCGCCGCGGGCCAGGCTCTGCTGGCCGGTGGCGATGGCGGCCAGGCGCTCGGCGTCGACCCGGGCGATGCTGTGGCACTGGCTGATGACCAGGCCGTCGTCGGACAGCACGACGGCACATCTGGTGTTCGGGACCTCGTCGACCAGGCGGTCGAGCAACCAGTCCAGGTCCTGATGGGTGGCGGTGGTTCGCTGGGTCATTGTCCGTCTTCCTTCCGGGTCCGGTCGCGGCCCGGTGAGGGGTGGGTGGGATGGGCGGGGTGGTGGTCGGTGCCGTTCTCGAGTCGGGCGAGCCGGGACTGGCGCTGGAACGCGCCGACTGCGGCCCCCGAGCGTCGCGGTTCGGGCCGCGGCGGCTCCTGCAGCGTGGCCGCGGCGGTGCGCGGGTCGCCCTGGGCCGGCTGGGGCGCGCGCAGTTCGGTGACCAGGTTGGCCTGGCGCACCCGCCTCGGCAGCGGATCCATCCGTGGCGCGGGGGCCGGGTCG includes:
- a CDS encoding FadR/GntR family transcriptional regulator, yielding MAVTDEAIGKIKEMIVSGALLPGDRLPKESDLAAQLGLSRNSLREAVRALSLLNILDVRQGDGTYVSSLEPQLLLEAVTFILDFHQDDTVMQAFQVRGILEPAATALAAQRIDEKQLADLGALLDGLGEHPSIEDLVANDLEFHRRIAAASGLPLLCSLLDTITGPTVRARIWRGITQEEAVLRTLSEHRSILEALSYHDTEAARAWATVHITSVTRWLGTAL
- a CDS encoding right-handed parallel beta-helix repeat-containing protein, translated to MTFHRRRGTGFLASTVLGALLLAAVAPTAASAAATTVLYASVGGSGSSCSLAAPCSLTGARDRAQSLVPGMAADIDIYLRGGTYRLPSAFTLGPADSGTGGHKVVYAAYPGEKPVLSGARQVTGFSVYDSARNIYRAAVPAGTQSRQLFVNGVRAQRARGPLNPAGFTLSGSSFTTSDASYASFTNASSVEVVDNNAWKQMRCPLTSITALSGGGSSLNVDPTCFADNNTSVPNRGFPFNGAGLPKLDSISYVENAYQLLDTPGEFYLDSNAGYVYYSPRPGEDLSTADVELPTLEQLVDLSGTPGHLAPVNDTDPGAGYTGAWSHSTGRTYGDLYGDVHATTTNGDSVSYTFTGTGLDVLSEVNSDEGGFDVYVDGTRTRSVTASGSTRLAQQVIASVSGLTKGRHTVRLVKTSGTYLLVDGFTVIPDVIAPVHDITFQGITFAYTTWLLPSSSGYIDNQAGVLWDSANQAPTRIPAAVQVHRGSNITFVGDEIAHTGGTGIDLADGTQNSSVTGNFIHDTSGGGAYVGEVDDYYLTDAARMTTGDTISQNWIDHVGQDYSDAVGIWAGYTRNLTVSHNDIGHTPYSGMSVGWGWGYASPCAMQAAQHLSTCLHGTIYAGGNQILDNHVHDVMNILNDGGPIYTNGGQGNGDGSTTSVLAGNLLEETNHTNQVIYHDEGSSYWNTHDNVIRTGGGNWVGMWTPTIHDINIHDNYADRSNYGNNGTNITLVQSTIVSGGAWPAAAQAIIAAAGPEAAYRPLTGLLDDDNTAIAYTGSWSASGNRGLGDLNDALHATTVNGDAATLVFTGTGVSVIGERNSDQGQIEVFVDGTSKGLFDTSSTTRQVQQTVYSVSGLTAGSHTVQVVKRSGGFATVDAFEVSGTYNDTTTAIAYTGASWAHFGSRGLGDYQDDVQAATADGASVTVSFTGSGISLISETNTDEGTIAVSLDGTAQAGVNANAATRHVQQTLYSVSGLAAGPHTLTLTKTGGTYLVIDRFDVG
- a CDS encoding substrate-binding domain-containing protein — encoded protein: MPGPQGVRGAMRCGRSVPGDLAAIGFDGLALGELVDPPLTTVHIDKRRLGHLAVQEAETLMAGSHEAIEAVVTPHLVIRSTT
- a CDS encoding NADP-dependent oxidoreductase, with the protein product MKTVQIMGFGTADALRINDVDRPAPGAGEVLVSVEASSVNGHDVIVRTGQLKMVSGRRFPIGVGLDFAGTVAATGAGVESHRVGDRVWGMVHPRHRHVTAGAAEYVVVSVDRIAHAPADLSSVEAASLVVAGSTALIALRDSVHLKSGERVLVRGAAGGVGTAAVQLAHAMGGHVTALARDRHAEILTDLGADEVLDYGSTTSDQIGPFDVVVDTVGTELHCYRSRLAKGGRMVTVGLSPSALAAIAASSVHGSRRIRTFSANPGTPVLRDVAGQVTSGALRPVIDSVYPLADIAAAHEGFERGGVVGKHVVTVPDGSL
- a CDS encoding helix-turn-helix transcriptional regulator, with protein sequence MTDSPHAVSDDPRRELAEFLRTRRTRLRPQDVGLEPGPRRRVAGLRREELALLAGVSSDYYQRMEQGRDVRPSEQVLDALARALNFSAEETRHLHSLAAAARTPGRLPRSYEPEEVPDTTRRLLHTMASPALVVGRFLDVLAWNALGGALLGQFTGQPQRERNLLALFLRPGADRGCPNRAATVAELIGMLRTQVAADPGHPRAVELVGELAVRSDEFAGLWALHDVEEPTRGQMRLKHPQVGELNLDWDAYPIPGNPGPALMVCTAAEGSPDAERLQLLAGLLHVGRPTESNPPAHRRTVHPVEILHQ
- a CDS encoding ATP/GTP-binding protein, with translation MDYADSENHDSAAAGPAPAAVKILIAGGFGVGKTTMVAAVSEVAPLRTEEYLTQASVGVDDTGGVEQKATTTVALDFGRITVSPELVVYLFGTPGQERFWFMWNDLVHGALGAVVLADTRRLDSSFASIDFFESRGIPFVVGVNCFDGHQDRTVPEICDALDLDPYVPILMGDLRRRDVSRDLLLALVDHLMDQHEPVPVRSGAPPSSR
- a CDS encoding DUF742 domain-containing protein codes for the protein MSHWTADPQDEEPEDSFVRPYTITHGRTAPAREDLTLITVITTIDPTDRLGTRGMQPEHRLILRQCGRPAALAEVAAGLNLPVAVTKILIGDLLAQGRVTARPPLAVAVGQRPDMTLLQAVRDGLRRL
- a CDS encoding roadblock/LC7 domain-containing protein codes for the protein MTQRTTATHQDLDWLLDRLVDEVPNTRCAVVLSDDGLVISQCHSIARVDAERLAAIATGQQSLARGAGEIFGGGPVHQVIVELAELWLFVSAAGRGTHLAVIAAQEVDAEVMAVAMHTLVQQVGQRLGTESRTVREHAEGGGRG